The sequence tttttttggctcaGTGTACGTACGTTTATTGTTGCAAAAATAACTGATTCCAAAATTATTCTTGGACTGAGATGAACACGTCACCCACTAATTATAGCAACTTATTTAAATCAGTTATGGGAttactcaaataatttaaagaacaggcttaaaaatctattaaacgaTTTAAACTTATTCATTTTGCCACATATacctaccaatattattatattttgctataatttattaatatatataaatctgtaAGTATTATATCTGATGAAATAAagctaaataaaaatgattagtcgtttaaatgttaaaaatttgatcttttttttcatttccggactttaaatgtaattttataaattgattattcattaaaattctttCAATGTTACGTCTCGcgtctataaaatattagaaacatgataattaactatatacagcaaattaattaatataggtagaaaggtttttttcaaatgtataaattaaaaaaatatatttgtttaattaaacgtTCAGCtgtagaaaatgtaataaaactattttaatcaattgaattacaaatacaatatgtatgtattttgtataggtatacagtTGATTAATAAATcgttctttaatttattttattaataatatttctgttaaagataaatataacattacataAATTTTTCATGCATATTGTTTAcacttatttcaaataataaaaaacttaataacaaaAGTCTAAATGctgattattacaatttacctaATATATGTGTCActcttgtaaatatattaatatgcgtaTCTATCGCACACTACCTTTTATACACatgttataagtaataagttaacTTTAATAAcacgttattaaataatatattatttgctacAATAACAACTTatacatacttacatattattacatgcaTATTGTAGGGTTACTGCACACTCATAAAACATGAAAATGGCTTTaagctaaattatattttttaattccagaaaaaaaaatgaggaaaattatattacattttcaatttttcttgatttagaaaaacatataagcataaatcaaaataaaaataaaaaattttaaatatctataaatagttaaaatatagtcaaaatatttcttttcgCATCTAAGAAtagtttatgttaaattaaattaatattattattaattcattttacttAATTTGGTTAGTAGGTTAAACCACTGaacctattattatacgcaggttaaaaattttaaatctcacAAATATTTGACCCTATTTTTTGTCTATGTATGGATTTAACTTGTtgttttacacaaataaattaacattattcattGTATGCTTAGTACGCAagcacatacaaatatattattattattttaaaccgaaaaaaaaataaatgtattaaaataaaaacataatataatatcatgacaTTAAGCcactatatataatgatatttggtACCAACTGGTCACTATCAATACCTAAAGCTTAGAAGTGTGTTGAACGTTTCTTacgttacacaataatatatacaaaatcatACTAAATATGTTGTatgatatgttattaatttataaatttaataaaatatttttaaaacttcataaattaaattaataccatactaattgaatataaatattatattattttatgagtattggaatatattaactaaacaataacagttttttttttttgaggaatTTCTTTAGTGatggtactatataatatatatgcatagtgTTATTATCCATTTTTCAAAACACCCGACTACAGTAATCGCACATACAATTTGTGCAATGCAAAGCAGTTTAATACAAATCCAGGCGTCAATGAATGAAGCAATATTTCTATTAACATGATACTTATATGTATTGttcttttttcgattttttttataatatgttactaaCAAGTGTCAGTTCAGCACATAACGGCCCTCAGTCGTCTTTAATACGTATTCACTAAACAACTATCATCGTCAAATGTGCGGAGTtccataacaaatatattttttaatttgtaaattaatttttttataaaattatttaaatatacatcaattattttattaaatacatctgATAGTTAATGATGGAGTACTAAagtgttaattattatgtgttgcATTTGAAGAAAACTCACATCAACCCCAGTCATTCAACAACATAACAGgtcagaaatatattaaatgcaaatattctaggtataatttattatagttcgtTCGTTTACATAGGTATAGGAATGTCAAATATCAATTCTACCAAATTAAATATGCTGTACGAGAAAAGTATGCCGTTTTGGAAAAGAAAATGctttattttatcagtattaaTTTCAACTACTTTAATcggtttattaacatttttcgtggtaaacgatatttttaatcaaGGTACGTCCTATAATACTTAACTTTAACATACTATTTACGAGTTGCATAAACAAtcacaaaacatttaataaattaatagtgaaCTAATAGTTCCTTAAACGCGATTAATGGCTCGCGATTGGTccattagattttattaaaccattattgtatttatcaatttttcatgCAACCcggcatatacgtatatagtatactaaCATATTATCAACGAGGATTTCAATATTTCAGGTAGGATTTTAAATACAGAAAGTAATTTAAATGACACATCACCATCACCACTCAACGTGAGTTCTAGCAAAATACCTAATGTAGGCTTACTCAAAATTAGACATTATCGGACGGTTTCAGATGACGTCCACGAACAAGAAATATCCGTCACGTGTGAATTaaataacagaataataaaacttaagaaTGAAATAGAAAGgctttataatagtttaactcGGTTAGATATTCGGTTTAATAGAGAAAAACGGGGTCTGTACGAAACAACAACGATTGTTGATTGTGTAGAAATGAAAGGGAAATTCAATAAAATCTACGAAGACTTAAATCGGATATCTCAAGCATTATCAATGATTGATAACAATGGAATATGCCGTTGTAAATGTCCGCTAGACACTATCACGGTTGTCGACACAACAACAAAAGTCACACGTTTAACAGAAATACCATTTGATATAGTAACATTTGCGTCAGGAAATGTAAAAGAGCATACACCTAATACGAGTGAAAAAacacaactattaaaaaaaattacaatttctaataataaaccTCAAAGTGTAACCAATCAGTTTAGAAGTGTTTTCGATCGCGAAATCAGTACTCCAACTTTGAATGAAGAAAATGAGTCCACtactattttattatcgacATTCGGAGATACCATTACCCAGGAAGACACTGTTGAATCTGTCGATACAAAAGGAGACCTGTCACCAGAAATGTCCAATGCAGTAACTAATTCTGTAAAACTTAAAGATAATGTTCAAATAACTGTTGAACCACAACTATTATATCATACAGAAATTATAACCAACGATTATGTAAGCTTACAAACACATATTACTTCTGATACGCCAACCAGTTCAACAGATATTACGGATTTAAACGAAACGGTTCAAACGACAGAGTTAAATAATGACAGATTATATACTGCACAAGAGAAAGAGTCGAATAATAAAgacgttattttaaaatctacaactgaaaatgaatatatttctgAGTCAACTACCGAAATATTGGAACCTGAAAATAATCATAGCAACacttatattacaaaaaaaactcCAGAATCGgcatatgaaaatgaaaatatttcgaAATTCACTATAAGTAGATCAGAACctgataacaattataacaacGTTTATATTACAGAAAAAACTTCGCAATCTacatatgaaaatgaaaatattttaggatCGACTACAGAAATATTAGAACTTGACAACAATTATAGTAAAACATATGTTACAAAAACAACTTCGGAATCGACAtctgaaaatgaaaatattttaggatCGACTACGGAAATATTAGAACTTGACAACagttatagtaaaaaatgtgtTACAAAAACCACTTCGGAATCGACAtctgaaaatgaaaatatttcagaAACTACTACTACAGAAATATTACAACTTGACAATAATTATAGCAAAACATATATTACAGAACAAACTTCAGAATCGacatcaaaaattgaaaatatttccgATTTGATTACAGAAACATCAAAACctaacgataattattataacaattataataacactaatattaCAGATAGAACAgttgattttatatttgaaagcAAAAACATTAGTGAATCGAATACGGAAATGtctatttctaataaaaatgacGGAAAAACAGTTGTTAAAGAAAGAACTTCATCAGAAGACCGCGAAAATCATGACAACAAACTGAATAACGGAACAAATAGTAATCAATTGACGATTATAGGTGATACTAACATAGAAAACTTAGACCATTCGAAACTTGTCAACAAATACGACGACAAAAGTACCTTGCAGCAGCCTGAAGTGATACAACAAGTACCACAGAAAACGTATCCAATATGCTTTTACCCAGTACCGTGTTCGCAGAACGTAGTGAATTTGAATTACCGGCAAAATGAGGAAGaaacgaataaaaatacaatacagtaCTTGGCACAGTCGCTGAACACATATAAAAGAAAGCCGCCTGTTGCCACAGTGATTCAAAACGATTATCCAGTTTTGTTGATTTGTCGAACGGATGTAGTCTGTTCGGTTGCCGATTTTGCGGGACAATCGAACAGGTTGCACTGTATGTATTCTGTGAATGCCGCAAACAAAAATAGTGAATATACTTCGAATCAGACAATAAAAAACTACGATAACAGCACGAAAGACGAATCCGCGACAAGGGCCAAAAGCGCAAGAAACAATGACGAAATTTTAAcgggtaataaaataaatatataattccacttgacatcgtataatattgtacagcataatattataatattttaatgtaaactaATCGAATTTATTTTTCGTCTTCAGGTAATCTCGATTGTCCGCCGAATACGTTTCCGTGTGTAGACAATTCCGGGTGTGTGGACACCGAAAACTGGTGCGACGGCCGAATCCATTGCAACGACGCGAGTGACGAAAGCCAGTGTAATTGCAAACAACGAATAGACAAAGACAAATTGTGTGACGGATATTACGACTGCCCGAGCGGAGAAGACGAATTGGGTTGTTTCGGTATGGCACAGAGCGCTGAtttctaacaatttatattgttaccGACAAATCatatgtccaaaaaaataaatattacatacacatAATACGTGTACATGTCTGTTGTGTTTAGGTTGTAATAACGAAACGTTTAGTTGTGGTGATTGGGATATTATTTCACAGCGTTCCAGCTGTTTCGAAAGACAAAATCGttgtgattatattaaaaattgcccTAACGGCCGCGATGAAGACGAATGCACTTTACTATCTAGACACCTCGAAAACCCTAATCAAGTAAgtttcaataacaatttttttcttttttaacagACTACGCAATGTTATTTTgcaaaattattgttaactataattttgtttgattttaacgtttaacagttttttttcatattcaaatTTCTACCCTTATCTTTATTcattgttgttttaaaactagataactacattttttaatatttactattaaaatgtatatattttaaaatacgtgaattaaacaaaatagtatatgtattatcaaatattatacataattatttttaattattattgttattatttattatctaatattgatCGAACGATgatttctaaattaattatataatttaaattagagaaatttataaatagtgatAAATGTCcataaatgaatttttttcacTCCTAtacaatctaaatattaaataattaataccaataTTGTAGCTAGATATAATtacatctgaataaaatatatgttaacatttgcaggaaaaatatttattttaatattttttgaatttatgataattaaatataataattattataggtgcgaattaaaaaaaaattgaataatttttaactagtaAGAAATtaggatttatttatttatatgacgggtgattattttactataaatattataattatgaaaagatttatagtacctaataaaatatgttattatagctgtaaaaaatttctaataataataataataaataaataaataaaaatcataaatatttcaagtactTACTAAAactatatggtatattatttaccttaaaATTTGCTTCtgcaaaattagattttaatgataaaatatacacattatgcatattaatacatttacacacatattaaaaactttatgttttgtacatattagatatttttcatttcatactCGTCCGGTTACCTGCACCATAATTGGAAAGGAAATTGGTACCCAATGTGTGGTAACGATAATATTGATACATGGGCGGAAAAAGCGTGTTCGGTTGAATCTGGAGAAATGTCTAAGTAAGctaactttatatttaatattttatttacatattaaattactttaaattgatAACATTATATTGCACTGTTCTACTgtaatagaatttatatttttaataaaatattttgattttgtaataaattaggCCAACtaaaatacagtatataaaTGAGCTGACTACGTATGGCGGTCCGTATATCAATATCGttggaaataatcaaattatattatcaaacgaATGCAAGCAGCAAGGGGTATTTGTCGAATGCGAACAAGACATTTGCGGCATACGTTCCGATCTTAAGTTCAACAAAAACATTGATCCTGATAGACTGAGAAGAAGTTCGTATTTAGAGTCATCGAATAACATCACCTCGCGCTTTGCGAGATCGAAAGACCCCAGAGTAGTCGGAGGCGTTGCCAGCAACCCTGGCGCGTGGCCGTGGCTTATTGCACTTTACCAGGACGGCATATTTCATTGTGGCGGTGTCATATTAAACGACCAATGGGTATTGACCGCAGCGCACTGCGTTAATCAGTAAGGACCAAACGTGATACCTATACGAGATTATTactatcgttatattattgtttttcgtttGATTATTCgaattaatgttttatgataTGTAATACGCATATAGGTATAAGAAGCACTTTTATGAAATACAAGCCGGAATTTTGCGAAGATTTTCGTTTTCACCGATGGAACAATCGAGAATAGTAACGCACGCAATAATCCACACTCAGTACAGTAGATCGACCATGGAAAACGATTTGGCCGTATTAAGATTGGATCGTGGTCTAGAATTTAACCGTTGGATTCGCCCTGTGTGTTTGCCCGATAATAAATTGAACTGGATTCCATTCCCGGGAACAATGTGTACAGCTGTTGGTTGGGGAGCTACGGTCGAACACGGACCAGACCGTAAGTTCAACAAAAGCCTGTGGAACACCTGTGGAATAATGTAAAACGGTCGACTGTAatttcgatttttgtttttagcgGACAACATGCGAGAAGTAGAAGTACCGGTTTTAGCTGAGTGTACGCATAAATCTGATATAGATGGTAAAGAAATCTGTGCCGGATATTTGAGTGGCGGCCACGATACTTGTCAAGGAGATAGTGGAGGTCCGCTGCTTTGCAGAGAGCCCAACAATCTAAATAAGTGGTATGTAGCTGGCATAGTGAGCCACGGCGAAGGATGCGCAAGGCCTATGGAACCCGGAGTATACACTAGAGTCGCGTTGTATATGGATTGGATTATTAAAGCTACTggtcagttaaaaataaattaaaccgtgttttatgtttgtataatttttaaattttttttttaatttacaatatttacttttacttGTTTAATTAACTGTTTCGTTTCAGAAGAGAACAATTTACCACTAGACCGTCCACTACAATATTGTCCGGGGATTCGGTGCAACACCGGAAAACAATGTATTCCGACCAAACGTCAATGTGATAAATATGTGGATTGTATGAATGCGGAAGACGAGCAAAATTGTGATTACACAGGTTCTCAGTATCATGTGAATTTATATCGATCGAGAAACACTGATCACAGCAATTTGAAGTACAGTAAATTAAAAAGTGCTGTACAGCCATTGCGAGATGTTAATATGAATTTCACGGCCACCAACCCCAAACGGACGCCGACAACGGAAACATTTGTAAGAATAAACGCAACACCATTACCAAAATATGATGTCAACGCTACTCTCCGGGACGtaattaaaatcgaaaataGAACCACCATTGCGGTTatcgaagaaaaaaattatagtaataatataacaagacTAAATAATACGGTTTTCGACGCTATAAGACAACTTTTCGACAATCAGTTTACCGAAGAAACGTTCAGCTGTAAAaggtaaaaaatgataaatggaGCCGAAAATAATCCGTTCTAGAATCAAAAACCTTATCACAACACAACACATAGAATCGggaacactaaaaaaaaataaatattttattaatttattcattgaaaattatttttgaaacaaaacaaaatatattattacaacaaacTCTTGATAGGT is a genomic window of Rhopalosiphum padi isolate XX-2018 chromosome 4, ASM2088224v1, whole genome shotgun sequence containing:
- the LOC132929590 gene encoding serine protease nudel — its product is MSNINSTKLNMLYEKSMPFWKRKCFILSVLISTTLIGLLTFFVVNDIFNQGRILNTESNLNDTSPSPLNVSSSKIPNVGLLKIRHYRTVSDDVHEQEISVTCELNNRIIKLKNEIERLYNSLTRLDIRFNREKRGLYETTTIVDCVEMKGKFNKIYEDLNRISQALSMIDNNGICRCKCPLDTITVVDTTTKVTRLTEIPFDIVTFASGNVKEHTPNTSEKTQLLKKITISNNKPQSVTNQFRSVFDREISTPTLNEENESTTILLSTFGDTITQEDTVESVDTKGDLSPEMSNAVTNSVKLKDNVQITVEPQLLYHTEIITNDYVSLQTHITSDTPTSSTDITDLNETVQTTELNNDRLYTAQEKESNNKDVILKSTTENEYISESTTEILEPENNHSNTYITKKTPESAYENENISKFTISRSEPDNNYNNVYITEKTSQSTYENENILGSTTEILELDNNYSKTYVTKTTSESTSENENILGSTTEILELDNSYSKKCVTKTTSESTSENENISETTTTEILQLDNNYSKTYITEQTSESTSKIENISDLITETSKPNDNYYNNYNNTNITDRTVDFIFESKNISESNTEMSISNKNDGKTVVKERTSSEDRENHDNKLNNGTNSNQLTIIGDTNIENLDHSKLVNKYDDKSTLQQPEVIQQVPQKTYPICFYPVPCSQNVVNLNYRQNEEETNKNTIQYLAQSLNTYKRKPPVATVIQNDYPVLLICRTDVVCSVADFAGQSNRLHCMYSVNAANKNSEYTSNQTIKNYDNSTKDESATRAKSARNNDEILTGNLDCPPNTFPCVDNSGCVDTENWCDGRIHCNDASDESQCNCKQRIDKDKLCDGYYDCPSGEDELGCFGCNNETFSCGDWDIISQRSSCFERQNRCDYIKNCPNGRDEDECTLLSRHLENPNQIFFISYSSGYLHHNWKGNWYPMCGNDNIDTWAEKACSVESGEMSKPTKIQYINELTTYGGPYINIVGNNQIILSNECKQQGVFVECEQDICGIRSDLKFNKNIDPDRLRRSSYLESSNNITSRFARSKDPRVVGGVASNPGAWPWLIALYQDGIFHCGGVILNDQWVLTAAHCVNQYKKHFYEIQAGILRRFSFSPMEQSRIVTHAIIHTQYSRSTMENDLAVLRLDRGLEFNRWIRPVCLPDNKLNWIPFPGTMCTAVGWGATVEHGPDPDNMREVEVPVLAECTHKSDIDGKEICAGYLSGGHDTCQGDSGGPLLCREPNNLNKWYVAGIVSHGEGCARPMEPGVYTRVALYMDWIIKATEENNLPLDRPLQYCPGIRCNTGKQCIPTKRQCDKYVDCMNAEDEQNCDYTGSQYHVNLYRSRNTDHSNLKYSKLKSAVQPLRDVNMNFTATNPKRTPTTETFVRINATPLPKYDVNATLRDVIKIENRTTIAVIEEKNYSNNITRLNNTVFDAIRQLFDNQFTEETFSCKRITQVVLSNHRCDGTVDCEDGTDEESCDCKTRLANMYNSSAICDGIVDCHNRADEADCVTPKCKTDETTCGWPIKCIKKSAWCDGHVNCNDGSDEKYCVAITNGTTAVTSDATGRPTLRQSGMVAVNNNGVWRVRCMRDGDVIVKIAHETCSSLGYSQSEYYDKKMSWNSALPLKTNKLKMTDLCQGLYVVCSGRKTVEEKRYHWHADIVVDGTLVQSGVLLKDSWVLVKRTGLRLNKSYVTAVLGGSTYSIMWIKSPYEQIIRVDGIRKVPDTDFDLLHLANPATLSRGVTPLNVLPFQPSPRSNGTCYAIGYTDDRHSNKTEVAFLRPDTGLCDDPKTLCFSVSQIPRSCSNGKNMSHVIGVICQSNFGLFLAASSIQLDMNLCDRSAQVRLPIAEDLMNEIAVITDESIKTTPTPFCGGKRCELGECVPWERVCDGVPDCRDERDETIKMCEERSEKCKTNDTLCICNVGSFRCTNGKCVEKTAFCDGIDNCGDGTDEPKTCQKNTCVDYLKLTAPERLCDGRWDCLDKTDEEFANCPGYCNRTNVYHCQSSNKCISSELVCDGEEDCPESDDEAECIGLITPAGKKNEGVLAVRSYGHWHEQCITADYTDVDYHSLCRGLGFRHAVGIKRADGAGVDFENFMVVQLNAGTDVTIRSATKDILQRRTDRACTATYVVCSST